Genomic DNA from Miscanthus floridulus cultivar M001 unplaced genomic scaffold, ASM1932011v1 fs_837_2_3, whole genome shotgun sequence:
CCTACATTATACTCCTTGAGGCTCTTGCTTATGAGTGTCTTTTGGATGAGGCAAAACAACTTCTAGTCAACCTGTGTTCTCTAGGCGTTCTAGATAAGAGCTTGATTGAGGAAGAAAGCCACTATTCATAGACTGAACATGCATGTTAACCGTGCTGTGATTAAGTTGAATAGTGGGTTCGCTCACTGTTGTACAAAGCGCTGAAATGCTTGATTTGGATCCTTTCAAGTCACGAGGGGACGGATTGTGCATGCCTTGTATAGCTTAGGTTAAAATTTTCATGCACCAAGTTGTTATCCATCTTTCACTTTTCACAGTACCACCATTCAATTCTCCCTTACAACAGATGTTCGAGTTCCGTCCTGATTCAGCCGTAATACTTGTAGTTGTAACACAGTGTTTcaccctttttttcttctttcaagTGGTTCTGTTCCAATCTTCCTTTTGCCTCATCTGGGTGGTTGGGTCTAGCGGAAGTGTTGAGGCGCCAGAAAACCTTTTGCTGCAGGAACGTTCAGATATAGAGTTTTGGTGGTATGTGGTGATGCTGTACAGGTGAAAGACTGGTGATATAGAGCAGCACTTCCTACTTGGTTACTGACAAAGTAGCAAGTGGTACATTTCGCCTTGCCTGAGCAGCGATATGAAATAAATTGTTTGAGCTTGCCCACACTAGTACTGAAGTGCTATGCCTCCTGGAGGAACGTTTAAGTGACCCCGGTGAGGATGGTCTCAGTAGTGAAGCTCATGGTCAATGCCTGCTCACTAGCTCCGCAAGTTCGCCACAAGAACATTCTCAGATCAGGTGATAAACAGCAGGAAATTATCACAGCACTTAATTACTGAACATGAGTTTCCAAACTCCAGCAGTTAATCCGACACTACGATGACAGCAGTCAGCCTGCTAACACATCACCACTAGCTACCATGTCCCTTACCAGTTTACAACACACGACGAGAGAAATACAACAGCCGGCACACGCACCGGTCTGCTAAACAGGTGAAGCAGTTCTAATGACACCGCTTCACTGCTCCTAATGATTCTAAATGCTTCCGTTAACTGGGAGCAAGTCCCTGTCCCAGGGCGCCGTCATTCCCGGCTCCGCTTGGTGCTGCAGCTGGGACACTTGTACTGCTTGATGTGCTCTGCCTTCGCAGGGGTGATGCGGACACACTTTCCATGGAACCACTTCTCGCAGACATCGCAGCAGATCCAGAACTCCCCGTTCGCATAGCTCTCCCCACAGGACCCACACAGGTAcgcctggtcctcctcctctgcgtCCTCACGGCCGCTGTCCTCTTCTTCTTTTGGGTGAGCTGGCTTCACAGGCTTACTGTTAGAATTGGTCTGTTTTGATGGCTGCAAGAAATGGCAGGACAAACGAGCCAAGGGTTGCATCAACAGCATTAGCAAGATGTAATGCATATGGGATGTAGCACATGTACTTACTTTTGAGCCACACAGACACACAAAGGATATGTACTTACTTTAGAGTTAGATTTGCTGCTTTTGCTGCTGCCATTGGGGGCTTTTGATTGCTTCTTAGCAACCCCCCTCACAACTTCATAAACAGTGGGCAGGTTATTAATCATGGTGAAGAGCCTTCTCCTGAAATCCAAATGCCACCAATGAATTATCAACTCAATTATCTTGTTCTCCAATAACTACTCCCTGTGCCCCAAATTATAGGTTGTTTTGGTCTTTCtaggtacatagtttttgcttgctatgcacctagatatacataGAAAAGCCAAACCgacctataatttggaacagaggtaaTAGTTTTTTTTGTGGCTACAGAACAGATAAAAGCTGGAACATTTGATACATCTTTACACTAGAATTCGTGGATCCTACCCAAACAACTGCAAGATCAGTAAGCAACTCTATTTAGAAGCACAAATTCAATTTGAAACCTTAACAAGTTAAGATATAACACCACTATCATTTAATCTAATAAAGATTTTTTTTGATAAAGTAAATAAGTATTACATATTTGGTAAATATCTCCACACAGATGCATAATAACTGGCTACATCTTTTTTTAAAAATCAGATAAATTTTCCAATAAGAGAGAAGTAGGGGCGTCATGAGCAAAAGAATGGAAGATAGATAACTACAGATATAATAAATGGAAAATAAATGGAGATCACCTAATTAAGGGAACCCCATCTCCTCACCTAAAAATGGGACACCCCACAACTGTGGCATAATGGCAGGCAGCCTTCCACTGAGCACAGCCTTAAATACTCCTCCCTAGCTCTGAACTCTCATTCCCTACATCATTTTCCTAATGCACCACCACAACACTCTTCCCCACAAAGCCCATCAATCCCTCTCCAATCTCCAGTTTCCGCGACAGTAACTGATGCCTCCACAACCTGTGGAAGCAACATATGCCTCCTGAACCACTCCCACATATGCATCTCCCCAACCCGTGgaagcaacatatgcatttccgcGACAGTAACTGATGCATCCACAACTTATGGAAGCAACATATGCATCTCCCCAGCTAGCACCCACCAACCAGAGTACTAGAATCTCCTCTTGTACCACCCCCATAGCAAGGCACAAGAACAATATACATTTCCCCCTAGTTCATGTCAAGAAAaatatttttccaaaaaaatatgaaataaattATCAAAGTAAATCTGTGACCAAAGACATCTGAGTTTCATATTACAATTAGAAGTATGAAAGGGAAACATATTTACACTAAAGGGGTGaataaaaccaaaaaaaaaaggaattaaACCTTCACAATGAAAACAAAACACAAACCTGGCATCTTTATCAAATCCAAAGCGAGCTCCAAAGTAGAATGCAACAGACAGGAGCCATGCATCACTATGAACTGCAACTAGAGACAACCAGTCtttttcgatcattccatcacGGGCAAAGTTTATCCCCAGTGCTGGTTCGGGAAGCTCAGGAGGTACTTCCTCAGCTGGAAGAGTGACCTCCCAAGTCTCATTTGGCAAACCATAAAGGCACAAGTTCTCTTTCTCTGGCACAAGAAGGACTAGCATTATGTCAACAGGACAAAACAAAGGAGATGGAATCTGATGTGTTCATGTCACCAGTTATGGCATATTACTAAACATCAGTAGACAGCAGAGCAAGAATACTATTAAAAAATGTTAATCAAGTAACGGATGCTGCAATGATGATTAGAAGTCACTTTACTCATAACTGTTTTCCATGAATGTGCAGTCAGCATTATTTGTGGACATTGAGCAATATTAGGCCGGTCACCCATTGATGTCTGCATCTGACTTTTATCTTGTCTCCACTTCTCACTTCTTTCTACAATTTGTAATTCCTTCTACTAACATACGTTACTTCTCATTCCTTTTTCATACACAGGAGGGCAACCTGGAAAAACCAGGTTACATGATATATCAAGTCAAAGGCACTAGATCAATTTAGTTAGCTTTTATAGTTTTTAACCAGATTTCAATCCTCACAGCGGCAGTAACAGATTTGTAGCTCAAAACGACATCTATCTGAGGGTTTAAATGAATAGGTCCATGGTAACCAATGAGTACAACTCATCTCCACTGAGGCTACAACTTTCAGCAAATACCGACATACACCAACCTGAGCCAAATGATCACGTGTCCCGTCAAGTGATACTGTACTGTGATTGGTCAATCCCCTTTATTATGTAACGTACGTGGTTTGTTACGTACAACCCAAGCATTATGCATGTAAACGGAAATGCAAATTGGTCAATCACCTTTATTATGTAACGTACATGGTTTTTTACGTTCAACACAAGCATTATGCATGTCACCTGAAATGCAAACGACCGCAGCTGGAGCATATTCCAAGGACTTTAAATTACCTAACCTATGACATTTACCAAGCACTTCCTTTAATCGATGTGCTCATCTATTGCAAGTTTCTTTAGCTTAAGGCCTTGAATTGATGATCTAAACAGACTGGAGAGCGAAATCAAATTACAAAACATGCGTGGCAGTCACACTGAAACTTACATATCTGACAAAAGTAAAGGACTAATCAGACCAACTAATCGTCCTTAAGAATCCGACGAAACCCTAAACGGCAACCGGATCGAGCTCCATAAGCGAACGCCGGATCGGCATATAGTGAAAGGCGAAGCTTAGCACGAAGATACGAGCAGCACAGACGGAAGGGAAAAAAGAGGGGGAGGAACCAAGTCGGGCGCGTCACCTGGATCGCACTGCTGATAGAACTTCTCCACATCTGCGCGCACCACGGAACCAGCTACAGCGTCAGAGAATCATCCACAAACCAAGAGGACAAAGGGGAGGAGGCTGGAAATGCGTGAGGCTAGCTGACCCGTGGTGAGCGCCTTGACGATGCCGGCGCGGCGCGCGCGGAAATCGCGGAAGACGTCCTCGGGTGAGCGCGTGTGGTGGTGCACCGCCGCAGCGCCTCCTCCTTCGCTGTCCATCGCCGGCCACCGCGTCCCTTGGCTAGGGTTTGGGGAAGCGAGGGTAGCAGTGGTGGTGGATGGAGGGAGCAGAAGAGGATTAGAGAAGGCGAGGAGCGCAATACCGCGGCGTCGGCGTGTAGGGGGCCTGCGAGAATAGGAGGATTTCAGAGGGGCAATTTGGGAAAAGCGGAAAACCACGAGGTGCTCGTCGTCCAAAACATTTTCCGCTTCGCTTTCAAGGAAAAAAAGGATAGTGGGCCCGTGAACTGGGCTCGGCTTTTGGCGCACTACAGAAGGCATGGGCCCACCTGGCTGATTGGCTTGACGGACGTGACGTGATTGGGCCGGGTTTTTTCTCACCAAATCATGGGCCGCATCTGCTGCAAACGAGCCCATTTGAGTTGCCTTCCGTGTTCCACTTCGCTTCGCCGGTTCCTCTTCTTCCGTCGCTCTCGCTCTCGGACTACGGTTCAGCGAAGCAGCTAGGCAATCGTCAGTTTGTCAGCGCAATCTGCAaatggcggaggcggaggcgacggcggGGCGACTGAGTCTGTACTCGTACTGGCGCAGCTCATGCTCCCACCGCGCCCGCATCGCTCTCAATCTCAAAGGTGCGTGCTGCTCGGCCACCGCTTAATCGTACTCGGACCATCGTCTTTTAGACGGATTGGGGGGCATTCGGTTGGGTTGATTCGATGTGCGTGCTGTTTCTTTCTGCAGGTGTGGATTACGAGTACAAGGTGGTGAACCTTCTCAAGGGCGAGCAGTCTGATCCAGGTGTGTGTAGTCTCAAGGCTGGTTGCAATAAGGTTATGCTTATGTAGGGTCTTGTTTGGAAAGTCGCTAATAGGTTGATCTTTATGAGAAGCAGAATTCGTCAAGCTTAATCCTATGAAGTTCGTCCCTGCGTTGGTTGATGGCGATTTTGTAATCGGTGACTCTTACGCGATAGTATTGGCAAGTATCGAGATTTTGCGTTTATTGTCTCAGTATTGGTTATCGCTTGACTCACTTGTTCCTTTGTGGCTATGCAGTATTTGGAGGACAAGTACCCAGAGCCTCCTCTTCTACCTCACGACCTTCAAAACAAGGCTTTGAATCACCAGGTAATGATAGGTTCTGCAACCCCTTTTTTTTCATGATTGCGACCACATATTGTTGAAGGTGACATGACTGCTCAAACTAGCTAGTGGAAATTCAGGACAGAACATTGTTACTGTGGGGATAAAATAATAATTTGGTACTATGCAAACAAACATAATAAAGTGGCATGTTATATTGTAGAGCTATATTGTAACTATGCAATTTGTTTAAGAGTTGCTTTTTTTGAGGTGTTTCATGCCTTCCTGAAGGACTTTGCTTCTTTTATACTCCAATCCAGACTTATGAAATACTGCACCCTTCCATAGGCAGACTATTCTTGGGTGGCAAAGCCACTAATAAATAAGTAGCACAAGAAAGGGGACAAAAGGGGAATAATTCAGTAGCTTAATTCAACTGCAAATATGGATAAATCAGTAAATATGGTTCATCATGAGCCTACATGTGGGGTTCGTTCACATGCTAGTGATGTAATGGATGGTAGTTTCCAACCCACTGTAATGGTTCAGACAATCTTGCCCAAAAGGAAATGAGTGGTAAACGAAGATGCCTATTTCGAAGTGACATGACTGCTGATGCTGAGCGTGTGGAAATGCagaacatgccattgttagttccGAATGTGTATGATATCATGCACTTGAATTTCATTATGGACTGTGCTGCACATGTACGAAGTGGATAAGGACTCAACAGGAATCTAACCAGCTAAGGGATAAAGAGTACAAATGCTAGAGATAAAGCACAAGTAGAACAATTGCGGCTGGAATTATTGGAGTCCATGCATGTGTGTGCAACTCCTTCAGGTTTTCCGCATGGCAATGTTGTTGTCAGGCAGCACACAGGCTGCTACAGCACAGGACACAATGAAATTCCAGTGTGTGGTATTATACGCGTTCAGAACTAACAGTGTTCCTGTTATTTATTTCCACAGCTCAGCATCAACAGCCATGCCACTTTGAAACAGGCATTTTCATATACCACTCATTTCCTTCTGTTGAAGACGGTCCATTACCATTATAGTGAATTGCAAATTACCATCCATTGCATCACTAGCATGTAGCACAAACCCATATAGTTTAGCAAGGTCCCAAGGTCTAACCAGAGTCTggagtaacatgtgatgtgtggtttcttttgttttgttttgttttctttatcACCGAACTTTTCTATCTTTCTATGGCAGATTGCAAGCATTGTAGCTTCTGGTATTCAACCCCTCCATAACCTCACAGTGTTGGTAAGTATGCCGTACCTTATTTCTTGGCATATGTGCTTCTTCGTGTAGAAATAGATTGATTTGTGCACCTTAGTCGAGTTTTATAGTGATATAGGATTCCCAGTTCCCCGCCTGTATTGTGCAATTATACAATTTCTTTGCTGCAGATTGATTCCGTGTTGAGACAACTTGTTTGTAAAATATACTGTACAGTTTGTTTAAAGAACAAAAGCTACTTTTTTAAGAAAAGAGGACAATACCGGCCTCTGCAGCCGCACACAGCCAATATTTTCAAAAGTTTCAGCTCAATCACTGATGAATATCATAGGGGAAAGTGCACAATCAAATAGAGGGATATCAAATGTAAAGTTACTGTATGGGGACATTATTTGATCCATTGCTTATCTATTTGCAGAGGTTCATTGACCAAAAGGTTGGTGCTGGGGAGGGTGTCTTGTGGACTCAACAACAAATCGAGAGAGGTTTCACAGGTTGTATCACGGACATAACCGTCCTTTACTGCATTACTTTCATCAACCAAATTTGCTTTAAAAAAATATTGCTCGCCTTGTAGTTCTGTTGTATTACATCATTATAGAAGTTCACTCATAGTTCTCAGTTTGCTATTCTGTAATGTGCTCGCTTTCCATAATGATAGCTATTGAGAACCTAATACAACTAAAAGGATGTGCTGGGAAGTATGCAACAGGAGATGAAGTCCTACTGGTACGTTTGCTCCCAAGATACTCCAGTTGTCACCTTTTTTTAGAATGGGTTCTTTTCCCATGGTAGTGACTTTGTCTTTGTAGCTGTTCTGGAGTGAAATGGTATCATATTGATTTAACCTAGCGTTTTTTGGGGGCACTCACTggtgatgtgtgtgtgtgtgaagagGGGGGAAAAAcggaattgaaaaaaaaaatgaagcaGCATCAGCAGTTTTGCTCTATTGTCAAGACAagtaatttttttttggttttctgAAAGTTTAAGATGACATTGTTTATTTCATGCTCATTCTAAAGGAGAGGGTATGTGATTATGGGCTATTAACTCAAATTGAACATAAGGGTAAGTTTTTTAGGAACCCATTATGCGCATTTTGTACAGTAGTAGTCTCAGAAACTATAAAATTCCTAGTAGAACAGCAATGCCTTATGATATATATTCGTGGTTTTTATGCAGAATTAAAACCAGAATGTGTTCTTTTGTGCTAATAAACCCGCTATTTGTCAACTTGCCCTCAGTCTGTTATATAGGTTTGTTTGCAAATACTGGGTTTATTGCCAATAGACCCGCTACCAATTGATTCAATTGTCTTTTCATTTCTTCTTCACATGCAGGCAGATGTATTCCTTGCACCCCAGATCTATGTAGCCATTGAACGCACTAAAATTGACATGGTACCGCCTTTCCTCTTGTTATACAAATGTAAATCATTGTTTTGATTCTTTTATCAAAGAACTGCTAATGAAACGTGCTTCTTTGCCGCAGTCAAATTACCCCACGCTTGCTAGGCTTCACTCGGAGTACATGGCACACCCTGCATTTGTAGCAGCGCTCCCTGGCAGGCAACCAGACGCCCCTTCCTCTTCCTAGGAACTGCACCCTGTTTGATCCGTCGTATTGTTCCTCTGGATATATAGATTTGGAGTTGCTCCGGTTACTTCTGTAAGAATAATAAGTACAGAATTTCATCTGCAAAGCCAAATATTTTCGCAGGGCCGCGTCGGCAAACTCTTGTAAATTTGAAACCTCTATCTACCTAATACATTGATACGCATGAAAACTGCAAAGTCAAATATTTTTGTGATTTCGGAGACTATTGGCATGAAGCATCGTCCTCGGTCTGGTCGTCCTCATGTGGCTTTTGTGATTTCAGGGCATGCACTTCGTCTAAAAGCCTGCAACCGCAGTGGCTTAAAGCCACAGCGAACAAGCTATGCTGAAATAGCAATTCTCGAGTAAAAAATGGAAAGAGGTGCACTGTCAGGAAATTGAATCCTAAGGCTATCTCTAACAACCACGCCTAAAATACAAGACATATTCGTCCTTTggatagcgctacaggcaaaaggttcaatacctattcggcatcttctccaacaacgagACCCAAAAGaaaatcctttctgcaaatgagtttccaggaaagaggatactcatatttgggttgtgcctctcagacaaatcaaaataggtcttccgtataggtactctgttgaagGCTGATTTTAGATTTCTTGCTACCCATTTTGGATTTAGGTCTCTTTATTGAAGACCAACATTCAGACAGTGAACTGACACTCGAATTATTAGAAAACAAGACTTAGCTTCGCTCAATGACAAGTGTAATTAAGCGCCACTTGCAAAAAGCGCCCGTGACTGTCTTCAACAGATAAAACCCAAATAGGAGACCTATTCTTAGTATAGGTCATCAACAGTAAAAGGGTACCATAGCTAAAACTGTCGTTCTCCAACAGAGGCCCCAAATCCCTGACCTCACCGTCCTCG
This window encodes:
- the LOC136533286 gene encoding PHD finger protein ALFIN-LIKE 7, with amino-acid sequence MDSEGGGAAAVHHHTRSPEDVFRDFRARRAGIVKALTTDVEKFYQQCDPEKENLCLYGLPNETWEVTLPAEEVPPELPEPALGINFARDGMIEKDWLSLVAVHSDAWLLSVAFYFGARFGFDKDARRRLFTMINNLPTVYEVVRGVAKKQSKAPNGSSKSSKSNSKPSKQTNSNSKPVKPAHPKEEEDSGREDAEEEDQAYLCGSCGESYANGEFWICCDVCEKWFHGKCVRITPAKAEHIKQYKCPSCSTKRSRE
- the LOC136533287 gene encoding glutathione S-transferase Z1-like, translated to MAEAEATAGRLSLYSYWRSSCSHRARIALNLKGVDYEYKVVNLLKGEQSDPEFVKLNPMKFVPALVDGDFVIGDSYAIVLYLEDKYPEPPLLPHDLQNKALNHQIASIVASGIQPLHNLTVLRFIDQKVGAGEGVLWTQQQIERGFTAIENLIQLKGCAGKYATGDEVLLADVFLAPQIYVAIERTKIDMSNYPTLARLHSEYMAHPAFVAALPGRQPDAPSSS